One Pseudodesulfovibrio cashew DNA window includes the following coding sequences:
- the nhaB gene encoding sodium/proton antiporter NhaB: protein MPRTLSQAFGKNFLGNAPSWYKMAILGFLVLNPILVLTVGPFIAGWVLIVEFIFTLAMALKCYPLPSGGLLAIEAVILGLTTPGTVYHEAKNNFPVILLLIFMVAGIYFMKDFLQFTFTRILTKVRSKIAISLMFCFAGAFLSAFLDALTVTAVIIAVAYGFYNVYHRYASGKTLTCDHDLCSDLSVKDAARQELMDFRAFLRNLMMHGAVGTALGGVCTLVGEPQNLLIGEEMGWHFVPFFLQVAPVSMPVLLIGLLTCMAVEKFHLFGYGAQMPGNIRSHLLETAMEMEAKRGLKGKAMLIMQGLIGVWLILALAFHLAEVGIIGLSVIVLLTSLNGFTDEHQFGPAFEEALPFTALLVVFFAIVGVIHDQHLFAPVMHFVLGLEGHIQLAAYYIANGLLSMISDNVFVATVYISETKMHFVQLLGTIPGVENGAALMDKLTDPQLHRADVITTLPAGIQAKVTETMAHFDKLAVAINTGTNIPSVATPNGQAAFLFLLTSALAPVIRLSYGRMVVLALPYTITMSITGLAATYYFL from the coding sequence ATGCCTCGAACACTGTCCCAGGCCTTCGGAAAGAACTTTCTCGGCAACGCGCCGAGTTGGTACAAAATGGCGATCCTTGGCTTTCTCGTGCTCAACCCCATCCTGGTACTGACGGTTGGACCGTTTATCGCCGGCTGGGTGCTGATCGTCGAATTCATCTTCACCCTGGCCATGGCACTGAAATGCTACCCGCTGCCCTCGGGCGGCCTGCTGGCCATCGAGGCGGTCATACTTGGGCTCACCACGCCCGGCACCGTCTACCATGAAGCCAAGAACAACTTCCCGGTCATCCTGCTGCTGATCTTCATGGTCGCGGGCATCTACTTCATGAAGGACTTCCTCCAGTTCACCTTCACCCGCATCCTGACCAAGGTCCGCTCCAAGATCGCCATCTCGCTGATGTTCTGCTTCGCCGGAGCATTCCTGTCCGCCTTCCTGGACGCCCTGACCGTCACGGCTGTCATCATCGCCGTGGCATACGGCTTCTACAACGTCTACCATCGCTACGCCTCGGGCAAGACCCTGACCTGCGACCATGACCTCTGCTCCGACCTCTCCGTCAAGGATGCCGCCCGACAGGAACTCATGGACTTCCGCGCCTTCCTGCGCAACCTGATGATGCACGGCGCGGTGGGTACCGCCCTGGGTGGCGTCTGCACCCTGGTCGGCGAGCCCCAGAACCTGCTCATCGGCGAGGAGATGGGCTGGCACTTCGTGCCCTTCTTCCTCCAGGTTGCCCCGGTTTCCATGCCAGTGCTGCTCATCGGCCTGCTGACCTGCATGGCCGTCGAAAAATTCCATCTCTTCGGCTACGGCGCCCAAATGCCGGGCAACATCCGCTCCCATCTGCTGGAAACCGCCATGGAAATGGAGGCGAAACGCGGGCTCAAGGGCAAGGCCATGCTCATCATGCAGGGACTCATCGGCGTCTGGCTGATCCTCGCCCTGGCGTTCCATCTGGCCGAAGTCGGCATCATCGGCCTCTCGGTCATCGTCCTGCTGACCTCTCTCAACGGCTTCACCGACGAGCATCAGTTCGGCCCGGCCTTCGAAGAGGCTCTGCCCTTCACCGCCCTGCTCGTGGTCTTCTTCGCCATTGTCGGCGTCATCCACGACCAGCACCTGTTCGCGCCGGTCATGCACTTCGTCCTAGGTCTGGAGGGCCACATCCAGCTGGCGGCCTATTACATCGCCAACGGGCTGCTCTCCATGATCTCGGACAACGTCTTCGTGGCCACGGTCTACATCTCCGAAACCAAGATGCACTTCGTCCAGTTGCTGGGCACCATCCCCGGAGTGGAGAATGGCGCGGCCCTCATGGACAAGCTCACCGATCCGCAGCTGCATCGGGCCGATGTCATCACCACGCTTCCCGCGGGCATCCAGGCCAAGGTCACCGAAACCATGGCCCACTTCGACAAGCTCGCCGTGGCCATCAACACGGGCACCAATATCCCGTCCGTGGCCACGCCCAACGGACAGGCGGCCTTCCTCTTCCTGCTGACCTCGGCTCTGGCCCCGGTCATCAGGCTGTCCTACGGCCGCATGGTTGTCCTGGCCCTGCCCTACACCATCACCATGTCCATAACCGGACTCGCCGCCACCTACTACTTCCTCTAG
- a CDS encoding substrate-binding periplasmic protein produces the protein MRKIVFTLSALLLLFCLPAQAGKGKVVLASLYWPPYAGEGLPGGGSAVRIVREAFRMAGYELEVRYFPWNRVMFEAESNPEIDGYFPEYRGRASRCLYSDSIGRSPLGFAKLRTHKLPWNEIAEIGAGAQVVGVVDGYLNSVEFDELARKKIIRTETAVSDRLNLRKVLMERIDLAVIDLNVFRYLAETDPVIHSRKEELDFMPRMLAIHNLYVCFEREPRGAALKELFNKGLRLVGTGGAPTD, from the coding sequence ATGCGTAAAATAGTCTTTACGTTGAGTGCGCTCTTGCTCCTCTTCTGCCTTCCGGCACAGGCCGGGAAGGGCAAGGTCGTGTTGGCCTCGCTCTATTGGCCTCCCTATGCCGGAGAAGGCCTGCCGGGTGGCGGCAGCGCCGTGCGCATTGTGCGCGAAGCCTTCCGTATGGCGGGCTACGAATTGGAAGTGCGGTACTTTCCCTGGAACAGGGTGATGTTCGAGGCGGAGTCCAACCCCGAGATTGACGGTTATTTTCCGGAATACCGGGGGCGCGCCTCACGCTGCCTCTATTCCGATTCCATCGGCAGGAGCCCGCTGGGTTTTGCCAAGCTGCGCACGCACAAGCTCCCCTGGAATGAGATTGCCGAGATCGGGGCCGGGGCCCAGGTGGTCGGGGTGGTGGACGGCTACCTCAACTCGGTTGAGTTTGATGAGCTGGCCCGGAAAAAAATCATCCGCACGGAAACAGCGGTTTCCGACCGCCTGAATCTGCGCAAGGTGCTGATGGAGAGGATTGATCTGGCCGTGATTGATCTCAATGTGTTTCGCTATCTGGCGGAGACGGACCCGGTCATCCATTCCCGGAAGGAAGAGCTGGACTTCATGCCTCGTATGCTCGCCATCCACAATCTTTATGTCTGTTTTGAACGCGAACCCCGAGGGGCCGCCCTCAAGGAATTGTTCAATAAGGGGTTGCGCTTGGTCGGTACAGGCGGTGCGCCAACGGACTAG
- a CDS encoding hybrid sensor histidine kinase/response regulator, whose product MDDQLIFADEDGGREAEAKGAGGNGTWKVLIVDDQEDVHNVTRLVLDGLAFEGRKVSCLSAYSGQEARELVVANPDLAVMLLDVVMETRRAGLEVAEYTREVARNHLVRIILRTGQPGEAPEREVVTELDINDYRSKTELTSERLITSVITAIRSFRDLKSVNDARRGLHHLAMSVAHQIRNRTVAIAGFANIIKRHEDVPEDVGEHLSTILQEAARLETMVSNVTRYASIEIGEMRPASIRVLLEEAMDHVEDRMADSGGVEWEIFCPDQTVLVDPALFVIAFEAIMDNAVDFSQGRVKVHIKVSPGSLACAIEVSDDGLGIAEEDLPYIFDPFFTRKANGSGMGLAIVRRIVMEHQWDIKVDSTVGKGTLVRVVIPRRELTGMRQ is encoded by the coding sequence ATGGATGATCAATTGATCTTTGCCGATGAAGACGGCGGTCGCGAGGCCGAGGCCAAAGGCGCGGGTGGCAACGGAACCTGGAAAGTCCTCATCGTGGACGACCAGGAGGACGTGCACAACGTGACGCGTCTGGTCCTGGACGGCCTCGCCTTCGAGGGACGCAAGGTGTCCTGCCTGAGCGCCTATTCCGGCCAGGAGGCCCGCGAGCTGGTGGTCGCCAACCCCGACCTTGCGGTCATGCTGCTCGACGTGGTCATGGAGACCCGGCGGGCCGGGCTCGAAGTGGCCGAGTACACCCGAGAGGTGGCCCGCAACCATCTGGTCAGGATCATCCTGCGCACCGGCCAGCCCGGCGAGGCGCCGGAGCGGGAGGTTGTCACCGAGCTGGACATCAACGACTACCGCTCAAAGACCGAGCTGACCTCGGAGCGGTTGATCACTTCGGTCATCACGGCCATTCGTTCCTTCCGCGACCTCAAGTCAGTCAACGACGCACGGCGCGGCCTGCACCACCTGGCCATGTCCGTGGCCCACCAGATCCGCAACCGAACCGTGGCTATCGCCGGTTTCGCCAACATCATCAAGCGTCACGAGGACGTGCCTGAGGATGTGGGCGAGCATTTGAGCACCATTCTGCAGGAGGCCGCAAGGCTGGAAACCATGGTTTCAAACGTGACCCGGTACGCTTCCATAGAGATCGGTGAAATGCGCCCGGCGAGCATTCGCGTCCTGCTGGAGGAGGCCATGGATCACGTCGAAGACCGCATGGCCGACAGCGGCGGCGTGGAGTGGGAGATATTCTGCCCTGACCAGACCGTGCTGGTGGATCCGGCCCTGTTCGTTATAGCCTTCGAGGCCATTATGGACAACGCCGTGGATTTCAGCCAGGGGCGGGTCAAGGTCCACATCAAGGTCTCGCCCGGTAGCCTGGCCTGTGCCATCGAGGTTTCGGACGACGGCTTGGGCATAGCCGAGGAAGACCTTCCCTACATCTTCGATCCCTTCTTTACCCGTAAAGCCAATGGTTCCGGCATGGGCCTGGCCATTGTCCGGCGCATCGTCATGGAGCACCAGTGGGACATCAAGGTCGATTCCACCGTGGGCAAGGGCACCCTGGTACGCGTGGTCATCCCTCGTCGCGAGCTGACCGGCATGCGGCAGTAA
- a CDS encoding Dabb family protein produces MVKHIVMWTLQEEVDGVPAKENAAKMKEMLEALNGRIEGLRHLEVSYDIVAADPECHIVLCSEHDDAVALDHYQGHPEHQACVAFVKTVAASRKVLDYVI; encoded by the coding sequence GTGGTCAAACATATTGTCATGTGGACTTTGCAAGAGGAAGTGGACGGCGTTCCCGCCAAGGAGAACGCGGCCAAGATGAAAGAAATGCTCGAAGCCCTGAACGGGCGGATTGAAGGACTGCGGCACCTTGAGGTCAGCTACGACATCGTGGCCGCTGATCCCGAATGCCACATTGTTCTTTGCTCCGAGCACGATGATGCGGTTGCCCTGGACCATTATCAGGGGCATCCGGAACACCAGGCCTGCGTCGCCTTCGTCAAGACGGTGGCCGCCAGTCGCAAGGTTCTGGATTACGTAATCTAG
- the ldhH gene encoding L-lactate dehydrogenase (quinone) large subunit LdhH, with protein MQKAHDLKEYREELRESLDNDFLRTTLDNFAVAYRAGRANAFKGMDVRGLISDIAASKDAAAAEADALFAEFKANAEAAGIHVHFAKDGDEANAIIAKIAKDTGCKKIVKSKSMTAEETLLNHDLEAEGLEVTETDLGEWIIQLRHEGPSHMVMPAIHLSRFQVGDLFTEVTGKKQDSEIEKLVKVARRELRQKYIDADMGITGANFAVAETGGIGLVTNEGNARLVSTLPRVHVALMGIDKLLPKLHDALRILKVLPRNATGQQITSYVTWITGANECLAAEDGKKEIHYVVLDNGRSELVKDPLFSQVNRCVRCGACANVCPVYRLVGGHKMGHIYIGAIGLILTYFFHGKDKAKNLVQNCINCEACKDICAGGIDLPRLIKEIHARIMEEDGSPLPQKLLGTVLKNRKLFHTLLRTAKWGQKPVAEGDGFIRHLPMIFSKEHSFRALPAIAKTPFRDWWKENRPYVDKPKYRVALFSGCVQDFVYPEQMQAAVKVFADNDVEMDYPEAQSCCGLPVQMMGEMKASKDVAAQNLKAFNTDAYDYIITLCASCASHLKHNYPKLVMDKPGLKLKADAFSEKIIDYSSFVNDVLKVKKSDFNESGGKATYHAPCHLCRGLDVHDAPRQLIEKGGMEYVECAEEEVCCGFGGSFSMKFPELSSELLRKKLDNVEATGADVLLTDCPGCVMQLRGGLKKRGSWIKVRHVAEVLADNKK; from the coding sequence ATGCAGAAAGCACACGATCTCAAGGAATATCGCGAGGAACTGCGTGAATCCCTGGATAACGATTTCCTGCGCACCACCCTCGACAATTTTGCCGTGGCCTATCGCGCCGGACGCGCCAATGCCTTCAAGGGGATGGACGTACGTGGCCTGATCAGTGACATCGCCGCTTCCAAGGATGCGGCCGCCGCGGAGGCCGACGCCCTGTTCGCCGAATTCAAGGCCAACGCCGAGGCTGCCGGAATCCACGTTCATTTTGCCAAGGACGGCGACGAGGCCAACGCCATCATCGCCAAGATCGCCAAGGACACGGGCTGCAAGAAGATCGTCAAGTCCAAGTCCATGACCGCCGAGGAAACCCTGCTCAATCACGACCTGGAGGCCGAAGGCCTGGAAGTGACTGAGACGGACCTGGGCGAGTGGATCATCCAGCTCCGGCATGAGGGCCCGTCCCACATGGTCATGCCCGCCATCCACCTGTCACGCTTCCAGGTCGGCGACCTCTTCACCGAGGTGACCGGCAAGAAGCAGGACTCGGAGATCGAGAAGCTGGTCAAGGTCGCCCGCCGCGAATTGCGCCAGAAGTACATCGATGCGGACATGGGCATCACCGGCGCTAACTTCGCCGTGGCCGAGACCGGCGGCATCGGTCTGGTTACCAACGAGGGCAACGCCCGCCTGGTGTCGACCCTGCCCCGCGTTCACGTGGCGCTCATGGGCATCGACAAGCTGCTGCCCAAGCTGCATGACGCCCTGCGTATCCTCAAGGTTCTGCCCCGCAACGCCACCGGTCAGCAGATCACGTCCTACGTGACCTGGATTACCGGCGCCAACGAGTGCCTGGCCGCCGAGGACGGCAAGAAGGAAATTCATTACGTCGTCCTGGACAACGGCCGGAGCGAACTGGTCAAGGACCCGCTCTTCTCCCAGGTCAACCGCTGTGTGCGCTGCGGCGCCTGCGCCAACGTCTGTCCCGTGTACCGTCTGGTGGGCGGCCACAAGATGGGTCACATTTACATCGGCGCCATCGGCCTGATCCTGACCTACTTCTTCCACGGTAAGGACAAGGCCAAGAACCTGGTCCAGAACTGCATCAACTGCGAGGCGTGCAAGGACATCTGCGCCGGCGGCATCGACCTGCCCAGGCTGATCAAGGAGATTCACGCCCGCATCATGGAAGAGGACGGCAGCCCGCTGCCGCAGAAGCTCCTCGGGACGGTGCTCAAGAACCGCAAGCTCTTCCACACGCTGCTGCGCACCGCCAAGTGGGGCCAGAAGCCCGTGGCAGAAGGCGACGGCTTCATCCGCCACCTGCCCATGATCTTCTCCAAGGAGCACAGCTTCCGCGCACTGCCCGCCATTGCCAAGACCCCGTTCCGCGACTGGTGGAAGGAGAACCGTCCGTACGTGGACAAGCCCAAGTACCGGGTGGCCCTGTTCTCCGGTTGCGTACAGGACTTCGTCTACCCCGAGCAGATGCAGGCGGCGGTCAAGGTCTTCGCAGACAACGATGTTGAGATGGATTACCCCGAAGCCCAGTCCTGCTGCGGCCTGCCGGTGCAGATGATGGGCGAGATGAAGGCATCCAAGGATGTGGCCGCGCAGAACCTGAAGGCGTTCAACACCGACGCCTACGACTACATCATCACGCTGTGCGCATCCTGTGCTTCGCACCTCAAGCATAACTATCCGAAGCTGGTCATGGACAAGCCTGGGCTCAAGCTCAAGGCCGACGCCTTCTCCGAGAAGATCATCGACTACTCCTCCTTCGTCAACGACGTGCTGAAGGTGAAGAAGTCGGACTTCAACGAGTCCGGCGGCAAGGCCACCTACCATGCGCCGTGCCATCTGTGCCGGGGCCTGGACGTGCACGATGCGCCGCGTCAGCTCATCGAGAAGGGCGGCATGGAGTATGTGGAATGCGCCGAGGAAGAAGTCTGTTGCGGCTTCGGCGGCTCCTTCTCCATGAAGTTCCCGGAACTCTCGTCCGAGCTGTTGCGCAAGAAGCTCGACAACGTTGAGGCCACCGGGGCCGACGTGCTCCTGACTGACTGCCCCGGCTGCGTCATGCAGTTGCGCGGCGGACTGAAGAAGCGCGGTTCCTGGATCAAGGTCCGTCACGTGGCCGAGGTCCTGGCAGACAACAAGAAGTAA
- a CDS encoding LutC/YkgG family protein — MSSKEALVEKFIEKAELVSAKVTTLANEDEAMEYVLDLCGKKEACQLLASGCGEAISDEAEALCDAKQKKVIAAPALKKELYKKLSAKAKKAGFECIDKGMREHLAGIDIGFTAAEYGVADTGTLMVDCPSEELRLATMVSEFHVCMLPKSSIRANTYAVEKMMLTRMRKTPNYMAFITGASRTADIERVLALGVHGPLELHILLLED, encoded by the coding sequence ATGTCTTCCAAGGAAGCATTGGTTGAAAAGTTTATCGAGAAGGCGGAGCTGGTTTCCGCTAAGGTGACGACCCTGGCCAACGAGGACGAGGCCATGGAGTACGTCCTGGATCTTTGTGGAAAGAAAGAGGCTTGCCAGTTGCTGGCCAGCGGTTGCGGTGAGGCCATCTCGGACGAGGCCGAAGCGCTCTGCGACGCCAAGCAGAAAAAGGTTATCGCTGCTCCCGCCCTCAAAAAGGAGCTCTACAAGAAGCTCTCCGCCAAGGCTAAGAAAGCGGGTTTCGAGTGTATCGACAAGGGGATGCGTGAGCATCTCGCCGGTATCGACATCGGGTTCACCGCCGCCGAGTACGGCGTCGCCGACACCGGCACCCTAATGGTCGACTGCCCGAGCGAGGAACTGCGTCTGGCCACCATGGTCTCCGAGTTTCACGTCTGCATGCTGCCCAAGTCCAGCATCCGCGCCAACACCTACGCGGTGGAAAAGATGATGCTGACCCGGATGAGGAAGACGCCCAACTACATGGCGTTTATCACCGGCGCCAGCCGGACGGCGGACATCGAACGGGTGCTTGCCCTCGGTGTCCACGGCCCCCTCGAACTCCACATCCTGCTCCTGGAGGACTAA
- a CDS encoding acetate/propionate family kinase has protein sequence MKILVINSGSSSIKYQLIDMADESVMVSGLVERIGEEQGVMTHKAYPGTDREAVVKLEQPIPDHSVGLKLAIDLTSSGENAVCSLDEIKAVGHRVVAGGENFSAPVVVTPEMMEELKDTERLAPLHNPANLGGAREAMALFPGVPQVLVFDTAFHQTIPPHAFMYALPYEYYEEDHIRRYGAHGTSHKYVAGECARLMDKPLDELNVITIHMGNGASMAAVKDGKCVDTSMGLTPLEGLVMGTRSGDVDPAVHNYLAVNRGMDIATIDNVLHKESGLKGLCGMNDMRDIHAAIEKGDERAELALGVQTYRTRKYIGSYMAVLGRVDAVVFTAGIGENDSIVRRKTMEGLEPFGMKIDVQANDKRAKEPMLISTGDSPVAIWVIPTNEELAIARETRDIVNG, from the coding sequence ATGAAGATACTTGTCATCAACTCCGGAAGCTCTTCCATTAAATACCAACTGATCGACATGGCCGATGAGTCGGTCATGGTTTCCGGTCTGGTGGAACGCATCGGCGAAGAGCAGGGCGTTATGACCCACAAGGCCTACCCCGGCACCGACCGGGAAGCCGTGGTCAAGCTCGAACAGCCTATCCCCGACCACAGCGTGGGGCTCAAGCTGGCCATCGACCTGACCTCTAGCGGCGAGAACGCGGTCTGCTCCCTGGACGAGATCAAGGCCGTCGGCCACCGCGTGGTCGCGGGTGGCGAGAACTTCAGCGCTCCGGTGGTGGTTACCCCCGAGATGATGGAGGAACTCAAGGACACCGAGCGGCTGGCGCCCCTGCACAACCCGGCCAATCTGGGCGGAGCCCGGGAGGCCATGGCGCTGTTCCCCGGCGTGCCTCAGGTCCTGGTGTTCGACACCGCCTTTCACCAGACCATTCCGCCCCATGCGTTCATGTACGCGCTGCCGTACGAGTACTACGAGGAAGATCATATCCGCCGCTACGGCGCGCACGGAACTTCCCACAAGTACGTGGCGGGCGAGTGCGCCCGGCTCATGGACAAGCCTCTGGACGAGCTCAACGTGATCACCATTCACATGGGCAACGGCGCCTCCATGGCCGCAGTCAAGGACGGCAAGTGCGTGGATACCTCCATGGGCCTCACCCCCCTGGAGGGGTTGGTCATGGGTACCCGGTCCGGAGACGTCGATCCCGCGGTACACAACTATCTGGCCGTGAACCGCGGCATGGACATCGCCACCATTGACAACGTGCTCCACAAGGAGTCCGGGCTCAAGGGGCTGTGCGGCATGAACGACATGCGCGACATCCACGCGGCCATCGAGAAGGGCGACGAGCGCGCCGAACTCGCCCTGGGCGTGCAGACCTACCGCACGCGCAAATACATCGGTTCCTACATGGCCGTTTTGGGCCGCGTGGACGCGGTCGTCTTCACCGCCGGCATCGGCGAGAACGACAGCATCGTCCGGCGCAAGACCATGGAGGGCCTGGAGCCCTTCGGCATGAAGATCGATGTGCAGGCAAATGACAAACGCGCAAAAGAGCCCATGCTCATCAGCACCGGGGACAGCCCGGTGGCCATCTGGGTCATTCCGACCAATGAGGAGTTGGCCATCGCAAGGGAAACCCGGGATATAGTAAACGGATAA
- the pta gene encoding phosphate acetyltransferase produces the protein MSKNLYVSSTEERSGKSAVILGVMQMLLRELHKVAIFRPIIDDPGEGRQDHDILLMTEHFKLPIPYRDTYAYTLKEARELINSGQYASVLENILNKYKALEEEYDFVLCEGTDFKGKDPAFEFDLNADIAANIGAPMLVVTSGRDKTPDEVVNITQSTLDTLGEKGVDFVACVVNRAPEGMTDDLCSHIDCKAGHADPMPVYVIPEDETLGKPTVGDVKRWLDADVLYGHSGLQTLVDNYVIAAMQIGNFLQYIKPGSLIITPGDRSDIILSSLASRLSSSYPDIAGIVLTGGLDVSMNVHKLIEGWTGVPVPVLSVKGHTYHNVQELNRLYGRIEVNDHQRIATALGGFSRHVNVPELRDRVVEQRSTRVTPKMFEYSLFDKASRDKQRIVLPEGTGERILRAADILLRRGVADIILLGDEDVIRKNASMYGVDISGAQIINPSNSELLDAFAEEYLELRKHKGVIAEMAWDRMADPTYFGTMMVYKGFADGMVSGSVTTTAQTIRPAFEFVKTKPGSSIVSSVFLMCLRDRVLVYGDCAVNPNPNAQELAEIAISAAETAKIFGVEPRVAMLSYSTGSSGKGEDVEKVTEAARIAKGLIKERGLDFPLEGPLQYDAAVDPDVAAVKLPDSEVAGRATVFVFPDLNTGNNTYKAVQRAANAVAIGPVLQGLNKPVNDLSRGCTVPDIVNTVAITAIQAQAEKEK, from the coding sequence ATGTCCAAAAACCTGTACGTGAGCTCTACGGAAGAACGGAGCGGCAAGTCCGCCGTCATCCTCGGCGTTATGCAGATGCTCCTGAGGGAACTGCATAAGGTCGCCATCTTCCGCCCCATAATCGACGATCCGGGCGAAGGCAGACAGGATCACGACATCTTGCTGATGACGGAACACTTCAAGCTGCCCATTCCCTACCGCGACACCTACGCCTACACGCTGAAGGAAGCGCGGGAACTGATCAATTCGGGGCAGTACGCATCCGTGCTGGAGAACATCCTGAACAAGTACAAGGCGCTGGAGGAGGAGTATGACTTCGTCCTCTGCGAGGGAACCGACTTCAAGGGCAAGGACCCTGCCTTCGAGTTCGATCTCAATGCGGACATCGCCGCCAATATTGGCGCGCCCATGCTGGTGGTCACCTCCGGCCGGGACAAGACCCCGGACGAGGTGGTCAACATTACCCAGAGCACCCTGGACACCCTGGGTGAGAAGGGGGTGGACTTTGTTGCCTGCGTGGTCAACCGCGCACCCGAGGGCATGACCGACGACCTGTGCAGCCACATCGACTGCAAGGCGGGCCATGCCGACCCCATGCCCGTCTATGTCATCCCCGAGGATGAGACTCTGGGCAAGCCCACCGTCGGCGACGTCAAGCGCTGGCTGGACGCGGACGTGCTCTACGGGCACTCCGGACTCCAGACCCTGGTGGACAACTACGTCATCGCGGCCATGCAGATCGGAAACTTCCTGCAGTACATCAAGCCGGGTTCCCTGATCATCACCCCCGGTGACCGCTCCGACATCATCCTCTCCTCGCTGGCTTCCCGGCTGTCGAGCTCGTACCCGGACATCGCGGGCATCGTGCTTACCGGCGGCCTGGACGTGTCCATGAACGTGCACAAGCTCATCGAGGGCTGGACCGGCGTTCCGGTTCCCGTTCTCTCGGTCAAGGGACACACCTATCACAATGTGCAGGAACTCAATCGGCTGTATGGCCGGATCGAGGTCAACGACCATCAGCGCATCGCCACCGCCCTGGGTGGATTTTCGCGGCACGTCAACGTGCCCGAGCTGCGTGATCGCGTGGTCGAGCAGCGCTCCACCCGCGTGACGCCCAAGATGTTCGAATACTCGCTGTTCGACAAGGCGTCCCGCGACAAGCAGCGCATCGTCCTGCCCGAGGGCACCGGCGAACGCATCCTGCGCGCGGCGGACATTCTGCTGCGTCGCGGCGTGGCCGACATCATCCTGCTCGGCGACGAGGACGTCATTCGCAAGAATGCGTCCATGTATGGTGTGGACATCTCCGGTGCGCAGATCATCAACCCCTCGAACTCCGAACTGCTCGACGCCTTTGCCGAGGAGTATCTGGAGCTCAGGAAGCACAAGGGCGTCATTGCTGAAATGGCCTGGGACCGCATGGCCGATCCCACCTACTTCGGAACCATGATGGTCTACAAGGGCTTTGCCGACGGCATGGTCTCCGGCTCGGTGACCACTACGGCCCAGACCATCCGGCCGGCCTTCGAGTTCGTCAAGACCAAGCCGGGCAGCTCCATCGTCTCCTCGGTGTTCCTCATGTGCCTGCGTGACCGCGTGCTGGTGTACGGCGACTGCGCCGTCAACCCCAACCCCAACGCGCAGGAACTGGCCGAGATCGCCATCTCCGCCGCCGAGACCGCGAAGATCTTCGGCGTGGAGCCCCGCGTTGCCATGCTCAGCTACTCCACCGGCTCCTCCGGAAAGGGCGAGGACGTGGAGAAGGTGACCGAGGCGGCCCGGATCGCCAAGGGGCTCATCAAGGAGCGCGGCCTGGACTTCCCCCTGGAGGGCCCCCTCCAGTACGATGCCGCCGTTGACCCGGACGTGGCCGCCGTCAAGCTGCCCGATTCCGAAGTCGCGGGACGGGCTACCGTCTTCGTCTTCCCGGACCTGAACACCGGGAACAACACTTACAAGGCAGTGCAGCGCGCCGCCAACGCCGTGGCCATCGGCCCGGTTCTCCAGGGACTCAACAAGCCGGTCAACGACTTGTCCCGCGGCTGCACCGTGCCCGACATCGTCAATACCGTGGCCATCACCGCCATTCAGGCCCAGGCTGAAAAGGAAAAATAA